In the Chrysiogenia bacterium genome, one interval contains:
- a CDS encoding non-canonical purine NTP pyrophosphatase, with product EETEETFVGNARLKARAGYEQTGLWTLADDSGICVDALDGAPGVRSARYWDGDGSDAANNAGLLAALAGVPDEDRGARFVCVLVLDTGEGEQVFEGTCTGRILEAEKGPNGFGYDPLFFDPELGKSFGEIPYEEKMARSHRGRALAAFQAWMKERLSG from the coding sequence GAGGAAACCGAAGAAACCTTCGTGGGCAACGCCCGGCTCAAGGCCCGCGCGGGCTACGAGCAGACGGGCCTCTGGACACTGGCCGACGACTCGGGCATTTGCGTCGATGCACTCGATGGCGCGCCCGGCGTGCGCAGCGCGCGCTACTGGGACGGTGACGGGTCCGACGCGGCCAACAACGCGGGGCTGCTGGCGGCCCTCGCGGGAGTGCCCGATGAAGATCGCGGCGCACGCTTTGTGTGCGTGCTGGTGCTCGATACCGGCGAGGGCGAGCAGGTCTTCGAGGGGACCTGCACCGGCCGCATTCTGGAGGCTGAAAAAGGCCCTAATGGTTTCGGTTACGACCCGCTTTTCTTCGATCCGGAGCTGGGGAAATCCTTCGGGGAGATTCCTTATGAAGAAAAGATGGCGCGCTCGCACAGGGGCAGGGCGCTCGCGGCCTTTCAGGCATGGATGAAAGAGCGACTTTCAGGGTAA